From one Salmo salar chromosome ssa09, Ssal_v3.1, whole genome shotgun sequence genomic stretch:
- the LOC106612167 gene encoding stanniocalcin-2 gives MLFKFAIVLLVLSVLEQVVGLDNIDVHDNPSEKPASQKGRMSLQNTAEIQHCLVSAGDVGCGVFECFENNSCEIRGLQEICLTFLHNAGKFDSQGKSFIKDALKCMAHGLRHKFSCISRKCLAIKEMVFQLQRECYLKHNLCSAAKENVAVMVEMIHFQDLFPKGPYVELVNILLSCGEEVKEALTRSVRLQCEQNWGALCDSLSVCSSLTPPPGQAPASPDHRRHRSPHSEPDHPRPPRQGDKDKPSKGGFNAHPRSRSQGPRRQSPEAGVVAEQEGPEATDIRR, from the exons ATGTTGTTTAAATTTGCAATAGTGTTGCTGGTTTTGTCAGTTTTGGAGCAAGTGGTGGGATTGGATAATATTGATGTTCATGACAACCCGTCAGAGAAACCGGCAAGCCAGAAAGGACGGATGTCTCTGCAGAACACAG ctgaGATCCAGCACTGTCTTGTGAGTGCAGGAGACGTGGGCTGCGGTGTGTTTGAGTGTTTTGAGAACAACTCCTGTGAGATCAGAGGCCTGCAGGAGATCTGTCTGACCTTCCTACACAACGCCGGAAAGTTCGACTCCCAG ggtaAGTCGTTCATCAAGGATGCTCTGAAGTGCATGGCCCACGGCTTGAGACACAAGTTCAGCTGCATCAGCAGGAAGTGCCTGGCCATTAAAGAGATGGTTTTCCAGCTGCAGAGAGAGTGTTACCTCAAACACAACCTGTGTTCTGCAGCCAAGGAGAATGTTGCTGTCATGGTGGAGATGATCCACTTCCAGGACCTCTTCCCTAAAGG GCCGTATGTGGAGCTGGTCAACATCCTActgagctgtggggaggaggtgaaggaggcCTTAACCAGAAGCGTCCGGCTGCAGTGTGAGCAGAACTGGGGGGCTCTCTGTGACAGCCTGAGTGTCTGCTCTTCCCTCACCCCCCCTCCCGGTCAGGCCCCCGCCTCCCCCGACCACCGCCGCCACAGGTCCCCCCACTCCGAGCCAGACCACCCCAGACCCCCCCGACAGGGGGACAAGGACAAGCCCAGTAAAGGCGGCTTCAACGCCCACCCCCGCAGCCGCAGCCAGGGTCCCCGTCGACAGAGCCCCGAGGCTGGGGTGGTGGCGGAGCAGGAAGGCCCTGAGGCCACAGACATCCGGAGGTGA